The Pseudoalteromonas tunicata genome segment CAACTCACCATAACCGACATCGACAATTTACTATAAGCAGAGGATCAGCAATGACGACACTCACACAAGAAGTCAGCAACTTAGTTGCCAGCACCACGCAACTAAGCGATGCAGTACAAGCCGAGCTAGGCAAATGGCAGGGCGAACGCAACGAATCAAGAGCATTACTACAACAAGCAATTTCATCAGCACCCGATCAAGAAATTAAGCTTTATGTTGATGCTACAGACGGCGACGACACCAACGCAGGTACAACCGCCGCGCCGCTTAAAACATTAGATAAAGCGCTTTCATTAGTGCGATCAAAAATGGGTGCGCATGTGTTTATATATTTAAAAGGCCATGGCCGCGAATACAGCATAAACACTAACCATGTAATGAAATGTGAAAAGTTATTGTTACTGCAATGGTATAACGGCCCTGTACCCAATGATGAGTTTTACAGACCAGAGGGCGCCGCCCGTGATGGTAATAATACAATAAGACTAAAGAGCATTTTACCTATTGTAAAAAATGTGGCGAAAGTTGACCTGCCAGCACAAGAGGATATTTATTACCAGCCAGCTTACGGCCTTATGCCTGATGGGTTAAAAGATTTTATTGCATGGCGTATCTGTTTTGATACTCCTTCACTTAATCCAATTGTTGAAAACAATAATTTCCAAGGGTTAATAAGCCGCACTGATTTTAACGGTACTTTAAAAGTATCATTAGAGTTTTGCGTATTAGATTTAGGTTCAAGCTTTGCGCGGGTAGCAACAGGAGCTGGGCAAATTGATTATGAATCTTACCATTGCGACTTTATTTTTGAACGTTTAATGGCGATTAATGCAAGGTCAGAAGGTACAGGAACAATGATTGGGTTCGGAGGCGGCAAGCCTATTAGCTTTTATGAAAATGCCAGTTTTTTTAATGGCGATACCATTGAATATAGAAAGCACTTAATTAGCCGATATTTTTTCAATTCAGACCCCGCAACTCAGCCAATTGGCGTTATTAGTCATTTGAATTTAAGCCGTGCAAGCGTACCAATGCGCACCCTAACAGGAGTTTAAAAAAATGAATAACCAAGAATTTAGTGTTGATGTAGCGCAACAAGCAGAGCAAAGCCGCTTAAACAACTTATGTCAATTTCGTATTGATGTAGAGCGCCAAGGTTTTTCAAACGTGGTGCCTGTGTTTAATAGCCTTGACGAAGTGCGCGAGGTGCGCAGCACCTTATTAACCCAAGCCGATATTTTAATTAATAAAGCCGACGACCAAGCCCAAGACTCAAGCGCGTTGCGCCAATATCGCCAGGCATTACGCGATGTAACAAAGCAAAACATTGCCCTTGGCGAAGCGTTTAACCCGTTCCCCGCGTTGCCGAGCGTGTAACATGCGAGCGCATGCAATGGTTATTGTGTGCATTTTGGTGGCGGGCTGTAGCTCGCCGCCAACACTCACGCCCAAACGAAGCAAACAGCCAGTACCAAGTTTTTGCCAGCACAACCCGCAAAGCCCACTGTGCAAAACACATTTACAACCGAGCGTAAGCCATGCCAAACAAACAGAACCTAGCCCTATTTGAAAATGCACACCATGCGTTTTATGGTTGCCAGCGTTTTGAGTACATGACCGACCGTGAGCAATACCGCACGCCAGAACATTGGCGCAGCTTATTACCACAATTTAACGCAGGGCAAACCATGCGTGGCGATTGCGAAGACGCCGCATTAACCGTGCTTGAACTTGCTTTGTTATCAGGTGTTGATAAGGCTTGTCTTGCCATTGCCCGTGTTGCAACCGAAGTATGCCCAAAAGAGCATGATTTTGATCATGCCGTGGCGGTATTGTTAGGCGAAAACGGCGCGGTATTAGCAGTAAGCGACAACCGTTTTAGCCAGCGGCCACAGCAACCAACATGGTTTAACTATCGCTGGTTTGATTGCATAGCGGTAAATGCCCTTGCCACCGGTGCACCCGCCACACTGTTTAAGCAAGGTTAACCATGAGCCGAGAGCAACTAAACCAGCGCATACACAATGTGCACAGCTTAAGCTTACACAGCTACGCCACGCCAACCGAGCTAACCAGCGCAGCAGGCGCGTTTGAACTAGCAAAAGCAATTAAAGACAACAGCCGCATTGATTGCCCAAGCGCATTTAATGCCGTGGTGGTGTATGCCATAGCCAACAGCCAAAGCCAGCTATTGCAAAAGCTAAACGCAATAAAGACCGCATGGCCATTGCCGTGCTTTATTAATGCCGCCGATTTTGCACGGGCCCATAGCCAGCTAAATACAACTAAATTTGCAACCTACCAAGGCCAGCCGCTTGAGTGGCAAACGCAGCACAATACCGCTTTGCCGTTAGTGGCCGCCGATTTTAAAAATAAATCGCTGGCATTGGTTAATGCCGAGGGCCAACAAGCAATCAGCACCATTGATGATGCACTAAACCAAACCGCGCAATTAAAAGCGCAGCGCCAAAGCCGCTTACAAACCACGCCTTTGCAGCGCGTAAACATAAACAGCCACGTCATTAATGCAGGCAGCGCCAGCCAGTTAGCGCAAAGCGTGAGCCAACTAGGCAACAACGCCAAGCATTGGGCATTTGTAATTTTTGTGGGTGATGGCGCAGCATTACAGCCAATAAAGGATTTATTATGATAGCTATCGATGGGTGGCAAGTGCCAGGTTTTGAAACCAAAGTCAGCGCAGGCATAAAATTAGCAGGCGACGACTTAAGCGGTTTTGGCTCATTTGCACTTAGTAGCGACAACGGCGTAAAACCCGCAGTGCTTAGCGTACAAACTAAAATCCCGTTTGTTGATGAAATCGAACTAGCGGAACTTATTACCAAAGCTAAAGCCATTGATGCAAACGGCGCACGGGTGGTTTATACCATCACCAACTCAGTGGCCACCGCATACAAAGTGCGTAAAGCAAAATTCGACGGTGAAATAAAAGCAACTGAACTCGACGAGCTAAAGGGCTGGCAAGTATCGTTTAATTTGCTCGAAGTGCGATCAGTGTCAGAACGTGAGCAACAACAGCTTGATGCAACAACCAACAGCACACCGCAAGCGACCACCGCGCACGAACAAATACAACAAAAATTTGCCGCGTCGGAGGGGCCATGAGTAGCGCCCGCTTAAGCGATGTAATGCACATTGGTGGCCAACCCGTTACCAATATTGTAAATAAAACCGTGCAACTTGATTTAAACAGCGCAGGCCGCGCCATGTTTGAAGTGGTGTGCGAGCAAGAGCCAAGCGGCCTAGTTGAATTGCAACTAGGCTATGCCATTGACGCAATGACACCGTATTTTTTAGGTGTGATTGAATCCAAACATTTAGCCAATGGCCGTTGGTTTTTAACCTGCCGCGAGCTATTGGGTGCACTTGCATTTAGCGCACCGATTGCAATACGCCACGCAACCATTAGCCAAGTGCTGGCCGCACTCGATAGCCGGTTAGAATTTATCACCCCGAACACCGAAATAATGCAAATCAAAGTGCCCGCGTTTTATCACAACGGCACGGGTATTGAAGCACTAAAACAAATTGGCCATGTGTGGCAAATCCCCGATTACATTTGGCAACAACGGCCAGATGGCAAAATATTTGTGGGCAGTTGGCACGACTCACGTTGGCCACTGGCCGCAATCAGCGACTTT includes the following:
- a CDS encoding phage tail assembly chaperone, with product MNNQEFSVDVAQQAEQSRLNNLCQFRIDVERQGFSNVVPVFNSLDEVREVRSTLLTQADILINKADDQAQDSSALRQYRQALRDVTKQNIALGEAFNPFPALPSV